ATTCCTTCGCCTGGTGATGATTCCGGACCCGGATTCGGCGTCTCGCTTCACCGCCTCCGGCATCCGCATCCGCTTCACCGGCAACCGCGCCATGCAGGCACCCGGCGACACCTCGGCCTTCAATGCGAAGCGCTATGCCTGGGTGAAGAAGAAGATCGAACACACCGAAACCGTGGCCGGCGGCACGCCCGTCGAAACGGTGGTCTACAGCCTCGGCACGCTCTACGGCGCCTGGCCCGACGGCACGGCCTTCGAAGGCAACCGCTATGTCGACCGCTACGTGGTGAGCCGCGGGCTCATCGTGCAGATGGACGTGTGGAACGACAGCGCCGAATGGCTGCTGGTGCGCGCCGGGCTGGCGGTACTGTGAGGCTCTGCATATGACGGCACGCTGGCCCGAACTGCTGCCCTCGCACGGCCGCTTCGGCTACAGCCCGATCACGCGGCGGCCCGGCTACGCGTGGCCGAACGGGGCGCGGCTGGCCGTGTACCTCGGCTTCAACATCGAGCACTTTGCGTTCGGCGACGGGCTGGGCGCCTGCATCGGCCCGGCCTCGCCGCAGCCCGACGTACTGAATCACGGCTGGCGCGAATACGGCAACCGCGTGGGCGCGTGGCGCTGCCTCGAACTGTTCGACACATTGGCGCTGCCCACCGGTGCGCTCATCAATACGGCGCTCTACGACCATTGCCCGGAGTTGGTGCAAGCCTGCGTGGCGCGCGGCGACGAACTCATCGGCCACGGCCACAGCAACGCGGAACGCCAGGGCGGCTGGGACGAAGCGCACGAGCGCGCGCTGCTGGTGCGCTGCCGCGAGCGCATGCTGCGGGAGAGCGGCCAGTCGCCCGCCGGATGGCTGTCGCCGTGGATTTCGGAAAGCGCCGTGACGCCCGATCTGCTGGCCGAAACCGGCTACGGCTACACGCTCAACTGGTGCCACGACGACCAGCCGGTGCGCATGCGCACGCGCGGCGGCGGCTCGATCTGGTCGGTGCCCTATCCGCAGGAGCTCAACGACATTCCGATGATCGTGGGCCGCTTGATGGATGCCAAGGACTTCAGCGCGATGATCGTCGACAACTTCGACGAAATGCTCGGCCAGTCGCGCGCACAGCCGCTGGTGATGGGGCTTGCGCTGCATCCGTACATCGTGGGTCAGCCATACCGGTTGCGCCATTTGCGAACGGCGCTGGCGCACCTGGCGCGTGCACGCGACCGCGGGGAGATCTGGTTCACCACCCCGGGCGCGATCGCTTCGCACATGCAGCAACTCGCCGCCGATCGCCCCGCGGACTTCGCATGAGCAGCGCCGCCGGAACCCTCAGAAGGCGTGAAGGAACCGTCGCGAGCGCCCCGAGCTCGCGTCGAGGACCGGAACCGTACTTGCGTACGGTGAGGACCGCAGATGCGAGATCGGGGCGCGCAGCAGGTTCATTCACGTCTTCTCAGATCTCGATCTTCGAGCCCAGCTCCACCACCGCATTGTTCGGCAGCCCCAGGAACGCGGCGGCACCGCTCGCGTTGTGGTGCAGCTGCGCGAACAGCTTCTCGCGCCACGGCGCCATGCCGCT
The Variovorax paradoxus genome window above contains:
- a CDS encoding nuclear transport factor 2 family protein, which produces MDLLASPDAPTSPGPATPAEIVDEFLRLVMIPDPDSASRFTASGIRIRFTGNRAMQAPGDTSAFNAKRYAWVKKKIEHTETVAGGTPVETVVYSLGTLYGAWPDGTAFEGNRYVDRYVVSRGLIVQMDVWNDSAEWLLVRAGLAVL
- a CDS encoding polysaccharide deacetylase family protein, translated to MTARWPELLPSHGRFGYSPITRRPGYAWPNGARLAVYLGFNIEHFAFGDGLGACIGPASPQPDVLNHGWREYGNRVGAWRCLELFDTLALPTGALINTALYDHCPELVQACVARGDELIGHGHSNAERQGGWDEAHERALLVRCRERMLRESGQSPAGWLSPWISESAVTPDLLAETGYGYTLNWCHDDQPVRMRTRGGGSIWSVPYPQELNDIPMIVGRLMDAKDFSAMIVDNFDEMLGQSRAQPLVMGLALHPYIVGQPYRLRHLRTALAHLARARDRGEIWFTTPGAIASHMQQLAADRPADFA